Sequence from the Seonamhaeicola sp. ML3 genome:
ATTAGAGGTATCGTCTTAGGAAGTCATGGTTTATTCACTTGGGGAGATACATCTTACGAGTGTTACATGAACAGTTTAGAGGTTATAGAAATGGCTTCAGACTATATCACAAAGAAAATTGAAGCAGGTGGACCAGTATTTGGTGGGCAAAAAGTAGAAAGCTTACCAAAAGAAGAGCGTTTAGAAAAAGCAGCGCAATTAATGCCTTTATTAAGAGGTTTATGTTCTTCAGAAAACAGAATGATTGGTCATTTCTCCGATACCGATGTTGTAATGGAGTACATCAACAGTAATGACCTTGAGCGCCTTGCGCCTCTTGGAACTTCTTGTCCAGACCACTTCTTAAGAACTAAAATACAACCGTTGGTGTTGGATTTAGATAAAAATGAAGACTTGTCTGATGCAGATGCTATATTGAAAAAATTAGAGCCAGCATTTGAAGCTTACCGTAAAGAATACGAAGATTACTATAATACATGTAAAGTAGACAATAGTCCAGCTATTCGTGATGCAAATCCTGTAATCATCATATACCCAGGTGTTGGTATGTTTAGTTTTGCTAAAAACAAACAAACTACACGTGTAGCGAGTGAGTTCTACATCAACGCTATTAACGTAATGCGTGGTGCTGAGGCTATTACGTCTTACACCTCTTTACCAAGACAAGAAGCATTCAATATTGAGTACTGGTTATTAGAAGAGGCTAAGTTACAACGTATGCCAAAAGAATTACCATTATCTCGTAAAGTTGCTTTAGTTACTGGAGCAGGTGGAGGAATAGGTAAAGCTATTGCAGATAAATTGGCAGCACAAGGTGCTAACGTAGTACTTACTGATATTAACGAAGAAGCTTTAAAAGAAGCTAATGCAACATACAAAAGAGATGTGTCCACTTATGCAGTATGTGATGTAACAAGCACAGAATCTATAGCTAGTGCATACAAGAAAGCTGTATTGGAATTTGGTGGAGTAGATATCATAGTACACAGTGCCGGATTAGCAATATCTAAACCATTAGAGGATACAACAGACAAAGACTGGAATATTTTGCAAAATATATTGGTAAAAGGTCAGTTCGATTTAGCAAAACAATTTGCAGCTATAGCCCGTAAGCAAGGTTTAGGTGGTGATTATATTGCTATTGCAAGTAAAAATGGATTAGTAGCTGGACCTAACAACGTAGCTTATGGAACTGCTAAGGCAGCACAACAGCACATGGTACGTTTATTAGCAGCAGAATTAGCAAAAGACAAAATAAGAGTAAACACTGTAAATCCAGATGGTGTTATCGTTGGAAGTAAGATCTGGGAAGGTGCATGGGCAGAAGGTAGAGCCAAAGCAAACGGGATTACCGTTGAAGAGCTACCAGCTTTTTATGCAAAAAGAAACTTACTGCACGAAATCATTACACCAGATGATATAGCTAATGGTGTGTTCTCTTTAGTGGGTATACTCGATAAATCTACAGGTAATATTATCAATGTAGATGGTGGTATGGCCAATGCTTTTGTAAGATAGATAAGAAAGTATAAATATTAAAAATTATAAAGATTAGTTTAGTTCAGTTTAGTTGAAATAGAAGCTTCCCATAAATAGATTATTTATGGGAGTTTCTTTTCTTTAAAGAAAATTAAGTAGTATGAAAATCCAAAAAGACCAGGTATTAGAGTTCAACAAGAAAGGCTTAGAAAGTCATAAAGAAAGTTTTGATTTTTTAGCAAGCAAATTAAGTAAGGAAGGAAAAGATGTAAATTCCATTGTATCAAAGTTAGCCGATTTCCAAGTGGCTATTCCTAGTTGGGCTTTAGGTGCCGGAGGAACTCGTTTCGGGAGATTTTCATTCTACGGAGAGCCATCGAGCTTAGAACAAAAAATTGATGATATTGGGATTTTACATAGTTTAACCCAAACCGCTGGAGCGGTATCATTGCATATTCCATGGGATATTCCATCAGATTATGCAGCCATAAAAGAAAAAGCCGATGCTTTGAACATTAAATTCGATGCTGTTAACTCAAACACTTTCCAAGATCAAAAAGATGCTGCTGAAACTTATAAGTATGGTTCTTTAAGTAATACCAGCAAAGCCGTAAGAGAGCAAGCTATCCAACATAATATTGATGTAATTAATATTGGTGATAAACTTGGCTCTAAGGCATTAACAGTTTGGTTAGCAGATGGGTCTTGTTTCCCTGGACAAAATAACTTCCAGACAGCATTTCAAAATACTCAAGATAGTTTGGTAGACATTTACAAAGCGTTACCAGACGATTGGAAAATGTTAGTTGAATACAAACCATACGAACCAAACTTCTACAGCACGGTAATTCAAGATTGGGGAGCATCATTGATGTTGGCTAATGGTTGTGGTGATAAGGCCTATACTTTAGTAGATTTAGGACATCACTTACCAAACTCGAATATAGAGCAAATAGTTTCAATATTACAATTAAAAGGTAAATTAGGAGGTTTCCACTTTAACGACAGTAAGTATGGAGACGACGATTTAACCGTTGGAAGTATCAAGCCTTATGCTTTATTCTTAATTTTCAATGAGCTAGTTTATGGTATGCAAAACAATCCACAAAATCCAGAATTAGCATGGATGATTGATGCTAGCCATAACGTAAAAGATCCTTTAGAAGATTTAATACAATCTCTAGAAGCTATTCAAGAAGCCTATGCCAAAGCAATGCTTATAGATCAAGATGCACTTAAAGCAGCACAATTGGATAACGATGTTGTAAAGTGTCAAGAGATATTACAAGGAGCTTACAGAACAGATGTAAGGCCTCTATTAGAAAAAGCACGTTTAAATGCCGGAGGAGCTTTAAGTCCAATTCATGCTTATCGCGGACTTGATGTAAGAGCAGGATTAATTCAGGAAAGAGGTAAATATACAGTTGCTACTGGTTTATAACCAAATGAGATGAAACAAAAAGTAACTGCCGTTTTCGATATAGGTAAAACTAACAAAAAGTTT
This genomic interval carries:
- a CDS encoding bifunctional aldolase/short-chain dehydrogenase, producing MSEIVKSFKYVDYLWDEAKAASLGDNQVELFLYRSNVLGADLRITNYGGGNTSCKTIEKDPLTNEEVEVMWVKGSGGDIGTLTRSGIAGLYTGRLRDLKNVYQGLHDEDRMVGLFNHCIYDLDSKAPSIDTPLHGLLPFAHIDHLHPDALIAVAAAEDSEKVTKEIWGDTMGWVPWQKPGFDLGLQLEKCLADNPGIRGIVLGSHGLFTWGDTSYECYMNSLEVIEMASDYITKKIEAGGPVFGGQKVESLPKEERLEKAAQLMPLLRGLCSSENRMIGHFSDTDVVMEYINSNDLERLAPLGTSCPDHFLRTKIQPLVLDLDKNEDLSDADAILKKLEPAFEAYRKEYEDYYNTCKVDNSPAIRDANPVIIIYPGVGMFSFAKNKQTTRVASEFYINAINVMRGAEAITSYTSLPRQEAFNIEYWLLEEAKLQRMPKELPLSRKVALVTGAGGGIGKAIADKLAAQGANVVLTDINEEALKEANATYKRDVSTYAVCDVTSTESIASAYKKAVLEFGGVDIIVHSAGLAISKPLEDTTDKDWNILQNILVKGQFDLAKQFAAIARKQGLGGDYIAIASKNGLVAGPNNVAYGTAKAAQQHMVRLLAAELAKDKIRVNTVNPDGVIVGSKIWEGAWAEGRAKANGITVEELPAFYAKRNLLHEIITPDDIANGVFSLVGILDKSTGNIINVDGGMANAFVR
- a CDS encoding sugar isomerase, with amino-acid sequence MKIQKDQVLEFNKKGLESHKESFDFLASKLSKEGKDVNSIVSKLADFQVAIPSWALGAGGTRFGRFSFYGEPSSLEQKIDDIGILHSLTQTAGAVSLHIPWDIPSDYAAIKEKADALNIKFDAVNSNTFQDQKDAAETYKYGSLSNTSKAVREQAIQHNIDVINIGDKLGSKALTVWLADGSCFPGQNNFQTAFQNTQDSLVDIYKALPDDWKMLVEYKPYEPNFYSTVIQDWGASLMLANGCGDKAYTLVDLGHHLPNSNIEQIVSILQLKGKLGGFHFNDSKYGDDDLTVGSIKPYALFLIFNELVYGMQNNPQNPELAWMIDASHNVKDPLEDLIQSLEAIQEAYAKAMLIDQDALKAAQLDNDVVKCQEILQGAYRTDVRPLLEKARLNAGGALSPIHAYRGLDVRAGLIQERGKYTVATGL